In Miscanthus floridulus cultivar M001 chromosome 19, ASM1932011v1, whole genome shotgun sequence, the DNA window taacaaaaaaaaagaaaattttgcACAACAAaggctccgttcgctggtctgaaacttggctgaaactggctgaaaaacactgttccggctgaattgttgtgagagaaaaatactgttctagctgaaaaaaaaaagaagccgaacaagccatttttaagacaagcgaacggggcctttatGTTATATTGCAATAATTTACTCTAAAAAAATGACAATTCTTGTACATACGAGGGCAGCACGGACGAGGCCTAGGCACGCGGGTTTGTCCggcgggaggcggaggaggatctcTTCCACGTCCATCAGTTCTGGCGGCCAGCGTGGTCTGCGTGGTGACAGTGGCGCGGCCATGCTGCTCGATGGGCGAGCGTTTGGTCAGGGGTTCCGTGGGTGCGAGGGGTTATTAACTTATTATATGGTCCGTCCGATTCAACCAGGTCATATACTCGTCAACACGGAGATTCTATATACGATGTGAACACGAGAATTCACTTAATTGTATATGAAATCAAAAAATTGCGAAATACTCCACGGTACAGCACAAACTCACACAAACGATACATCATAAATGTTTGGTTACAAAACAAGAGATAAATACACACGGTCATGCAGCACTAGCAACGTAGTGCTTTTAACTTAACTAGATTACTCTCCAAGCGCAAAGGCAGGGGCATCGAAGGTGTCAGACAGGCCGGTGCCGGTCTTGAAGGTGACCTTGTCCGGCGAGGCCTCGGGAACATAGACCTCGACGACGCTGAGCCAGAGCATTAGCTCCTTGGTCTTCACACCGGTGATCTTCCTTAGCTTGCCCTTCTCGGCGAACGCTGTCACCTCGGAGGCATAGGACACCGTCTGCTTGATCTTCTTGAACGTGTGCtcgaccttcttcttcccctGAACCAGCCACATGAACCCTGTCTCGCGGTGGTACCCGAACTCCTGGATGTCCTCCATTGGAAGCAGGCCCTTGGGGAGGCCGAGCTCCTCCAGCAGCTCAACAGACTTCTTCCTGCATGCAGCGTCTCCGATGATGACCTCAGCACCGGCACGGTGGCTCTTGATATCCTGGGACGCCATGATTTACAAATTGAGCTGTGAATAGCGCCAAGAAAGAGACTATAGTCTATATATGTAGCCGTAAACTGTATTTAGCTAGCTGCTCTTGAGAGTGATGAATTGTTTGTGTGATTAGGGATGGAGCAACAGCACATATATAAAGGCTGGCAGGCAACTTGTACAGACTACAGACTAGAGAGAAGCAGTGCAACGAATCGTGCAGTCTTGTTTGACTTCGTTGGCAAATGAATCGTGCAGTCTTATTTGACTTCGTTCGGCAAAGGGGCGTTGAACTTGACAAGGACGATTTTGGCGTGCTTTCCATCCCGTCCAGCACGCTGAGCTACAAATTAGCTTGACCATTTCTCTACCAATGAATTGGTACATTATGTAAATTAGTTTAAACTCTATACGAGTAGCCAAGATACTGAAAACAGGGTCCAAAACACTAAGGtcctgtttggcacggctccacttcaccatgaagctatttttttttttttttgcttcggcTCCATAAATGGTTCTTCTGGTGGAGCTGCAGCCGTTTGGGTACCccgtttggcaaaacaacttctTGTTGTGGAATGCCCTTCTTTTTCCAATCCAATCCCTATCTTCTTCCCCTGTCTCCCAGAGACAGAATGCGAGGATCAACGGGACGTGTCTGTTCCTTTGACAAATGCGAGTCTGCGACTACTCCTGCGACCCCGTTCCCCTACGGCCGCGGGGCATGGACGACCTCGCGCGTCGGCGGCCGCGCCCCTAGCCGCTCGCTTGCCCCGACCGGGCCCTGACAGCCCACGCGGCCCAGTCGTGCCCCGGCAACTCACTCACCCGGCGGTGCCCCAGCGGCTAGCGCACCCCTCCCCTCAGTCATGCCCCAGCGGCCTGCGCGCCCCACGCCCCAGCCATGCCCCGACGGTCTGCGCGCCTCGGCCGTGCCCTGGCGGCCGCACGGCCCGGCTGTGCCCTGGCGGCTCGCTCGCCCAGTGGCCCTCTAGTCCTGGCCACGCTTCCCAGTAGCTCACTCGCCTAGGCAGCCGCGCGCTCGGGCGGTTCGCACGACCTTTTCTTCTCTCACCGCGCTTCTTTCTGGGCAGGGGTAGAATGGGCTCGATCCTAGCCGGCGTCCACGTGTACGAGGTGAAGCCGAGTGAAGTCACTATTTTTGGCTCCATCCCTCCTCAACCCTGTGTGAGAGTaggtttttaggggcttcactaGTGGAGCTGTTTTATTTTACTCTTGTTTGACAGAAAACGGCTCCTAAAGCTGATGGAGAAGCCGTGTCAAAGGGGGCCTAGATGTGGTAccgtttggcacggcttcacTTTATTAGTCTAGCTCCACGAACAGCTCCCCAGTGGAGCTAGGGCTGTTTTAGCGAACTATTTGAGAAAATAACTCCTTATAGTAGTGAAAATGCTAAAATGTCTAGAATATTCTTACTCCTCTTCAATCCTGACTTatttctcctttttcttcttaCTCTCGAAACCTCCCACGTCTAGTTTCTCCCGGCTTCTACAACCTCGCTCGTCCCTCCAAATGGCCCGTGCGCCCTACTTCAGCGGCTCACGTGTCCACCCCGATGACCCTCGTGCCCTTTGCGGTGGTTGCGCGCCCCGCCGCTCCCAGACTGTCATGCCACATTCACGACCTGGTGGCCGCCGTGCGCCTTGGCCCAACAGGGAGCTGTGTCCATGCCCTTCCTCAAGCACGGTGGGGAAAGTATGACATCAACACTCAATAGGACTCAAAGGCGTGGGTTGGAGCCAGTTGAAGCAACTATTTTTGGCTCATCTCAGCCCAAAACGCTGTGAGGGCAGGATTTGAGGGGCTCTCTGGGTGGAGTTGTTTCTCATTTTACCTCGTTTGGTATAAAATGGCtctaagagcatcttcaagagtaccCAATAATCCTTCCCAATTCATGATTTTtgggaaaaaaatgaaaaaaaaatcatctccaacaactcACCTCCCAATCGTTTGGCACTTGGGAAAAAACCAGCCCTTAAACGTAAGGATGCGCGGACCCAAGGTTGCTCCCACACACGTATACTAAGGCtaatctaaaggtggaaggacgggaaaagaataaagagtacaAAAAGGCTTTCTAATGCAATGTACAAGGGAGAAAAAATATATACAaatggttaggataatttagataTAGTATAGGATTCctaatgtaaaattgtcttctatattttaggttAGGGTGAGCATTCAGTTCTCGGTTCAGTTTCAGTTCGGTTTCCTCGGTTATTGATGAAATTCGGTTCCTAGAAAATGGGAACCGATCGGTTTCAAAAAGTTttaggaaccgatcggttccaaaaAGTTTTAGGAACCGAACATTTCGGTtgtcggttatttcggttcgatTCCGGTTCTAACTGAAGTTTTTCAGCAAAGGTTAATACAACAAAAAATATGCAGGTTTTAAAGCAAATTTAGGCAACACTGCCTCTAATTTAGATAATAATAATTGATAAGGGAacaatagtaatataataacacaaATACATAGCAATTCAGTATGAGACATCACACAAAAATCAAACATAGTCTtacaaaatacaagtaagtgaagtaCAATTCATGAAttctttcggttaattcggttatcCGAGAGTAGGAACTGAAATTTTCCCGATTATTTTGGTTCCTCAAAATTTGGAACCGAATAAGGAACCAATTTTTTCGGTTTGGTTTCGGTTCAGTTTCTCGGTTTCCGTTAGTTATGCCCATCCTGAATTTTAGGAGTAAACTATTGGAAATTGTTGGAGATGTTCTTATTCATTCCACCCAATACTTTTAGGCGAGTTGGAAAACTCCATGATTTTGGGAAAAAAAtttgggaactcttggagatgctcataGAAAAGCCGAGCTCACTTCCTGTTAAACATGTTTTGCTCCTAGCAGCGGAAAATATGTAGCTAACAACGTTCATTTTATGTTTGTGGAGTAGTAGCATATAGCTTGAAAATTATCCTGGCACATATGTACACCAAAATAGTCTCGTTTACAGATTGTTCAGAAGCTAAACATGTGTTGATTCAATATGTCAAGTAGACCATTATAGTATCTTGTTTTATAGACACTTCTGGAAAATAAATTTCCCTACAAGGAAATACGAGATACCGACAGGGAAATTAGGAAATGAATTTTTATGTCGGTTTACTGACAGGAAAACACCGACAGAACAAAGGCGACAGAAAAATAGAATTTGGCTGTTGGTTGTTCAATTTTTCTGCCGCTAGAGCCATTTTCTTGTCAGTACGGCGTCAGTAGAAAAAATTGAGGATGTCGACAGGATAATTCAGACATATCAGGTTTAGATTTCCAGAACTGTCGTAGCAACACGACAAGGAAATTGGTGGCCATCGTTAGAACAACACATGAACCAACAAGAAAAATATGATATATAAAACAATTTCAGTTTTAATTTAAATCGATCATACAGTAGGTCACAGGTGCATCAATGAGACCATCAGTTAGAAATATTAAATATATGATAATTGGCACAAACCATCAACATTATATACAGAATCTATACATATATTCTCTAAATATTTGGCATCCATAGAAGAGCTTCACTATGGGCGCTGGTTTTATGCACTTAGTTGAAGTCACTTGTCTTCCTATCGTAagtcctagccatcctataaatgtccttctctctatccttcgtactcaaacatcGGTAAAGGTCCTCCtaggcccgcccctttgcctcactcactaTTTGTTTTGCAATCTtgtttgccaccttgtacttctctatgttgtttgcacacctgtcatgatacaagcgcttatagcactccttttccttaatagccttttgcacatcttcattccaccactaAGTGTCTTTTGAGTCacatccgctccctttggtcactccaagcacctctgaagcaaccttccgaacgcatgttgccatcttctcccacatgctaTTAGTGTTgccttcatcattccaagggccctcttcaatgaccttttccttaaagacctttgatgcctccccttctaatttccaccacttcattcTAGCAACCCaagcttgtttgttcccacgagcttgcaccagaaagcgaAAGTCAGCaaccaccagcttgtgttgaaTGACCACACATTATCTACGTATCACATTACAGTCCACacatgttcgtttatccctccttgtAAGGACAACGTCaatttgactagagtactggccgctactaaaggtcgctaaatgggactgtctcttacggaagaaagtgttagctatcgtcagatcaaaagctatggtgaagtctaagacttcctctccctcctggcTCCTACTACCATATCTGAAACCCACATGAATTGCTTCAAAACCTGCACTTGATTACATGtccattaagatcacctcctataaagagcttctcgctactagggacagctctaaccaagcgatctaagtcttcccagaaaaaccgcttagcactctcatcatggcctacttcgggggcatatgcactaattacgtttaagaccatatcactaatgataagtttaactaagatgatcctatccccttgccttctcacctccaccacaccatccttgaggctcttatcaatcaaaactcctactctatttttatttgaagttgtccctgtgtaccagagcttgaagccggtattgtccacctccttcgcctttttCCCCTTCCATTTAGTTCCTTGGATGCATAAGATATTCACACGCCTCCTAACCGCTGTGTCtactaactctcttaacttacctataaGGGACTCTACATTCTAGCTACCTAAATAGATCCTAGTTGGcttgactagcttccttacccttcgcacccatcgaggtagg includes these proteins:
- the LOC136529738 gene encoding uncharacterized protein At5g01610-like produces the protein MASQDIKSHRAGAEVIIGDAACRKKSVELLEELGLPKGLLPMEDIQEFGYHRETGFMWLVQGKKKVEHTFKKIKQTVSYASEVTAFAEKGKLRKITGVKTKELMLWLSVVEVYVPEASPDKVTFKTGTGLSDTFDAPAFALGE